Proteins found in one Primulina eburnea isolate SZY01 chromosome 16, ASM2296580v1, whole genome shotgun sequence genomic segment:
- the LOC140815958 gene encoding probable serine/threonine-protein kinase PBL3 isoform X1, which translates to MSTTYDNWERLVAATLKREQFRQLALAHSRESSFSSIQSDFSFDSPLYSDSGSFNEVPGLPNMSNSSARSNRSIRFLTVKSSAASLPTLRSEVEILSSPYVKAFSFNELKCATRNFRPDSFLGEGGFCYVFKGWIDEHTLTASKPGSGFIIAVKKLKLEGFQGHQEWLTKVNYLGQLHHTNLVKLIGYCSEADNRLLVYEFLPRGSLENHLFRRGPQPLSWAIRMKVAIGAARGLSFLHEAEEQVICRDFKASNILLDGEFNAKLSNFGLANAGPKGDVIGTRGYAAPEYVATGRLSAKSNVYSFGVVLLELLSGRQAFDKTKVGIEQNLVEWATPYMFDKRKIFRIMDTKMEGQYHQKAAFSVAAISLQCLCNEPKLRPRMADVLATLETLQAQKSIRHSNADNRTSFDALSISPL; encoded by the exons ATGTCAACAACGTATGATAACTGGGAGCGGTTGGTTGCAGCCACTCTTAAAAGAGAGCAGTTTCGGCAGCTTGCGCTTGCCCATTCAAGGGAATCCAGCTTCAGCTCCATACAATCAGATTTCTCCTTTGATTCTCCTCTTTACTCTGATTCTGGTAGCTTCAACG AAGTGCCAGGACTTCCCAACATGTCCAATTCATCAGCCCGGTCCAATAGAAGCATTCGATTTTTGACTGTTAAAAGTAGTGCTGCAAGCCTTCCCACTCTGAGATCAGAAGTTGAAATTCTATCATCACCTTACGTGAAGGCCTTTTCATTTAACGAGTTAAAGTGTGCAACAAGAAACTTTAGACCCGACAGTTTTCTTGGGGAAGGAGGATTTTGTTATGTTTTCAAAGGTTGGATTGATGAACATACACTTACGGCTTCAAAGCCCGGTTCGGGATTCATCATAGCTGTCAAGAAGTTGAAGCTCGAGGGTTTCCAAGGCCACCAGGAGTGGTTG ACGAAAGTTAATTATCTTGGTCAACTTCATCATACCAACCTAGTTAAACTTATTGGATACTGCTCCGAGGCTGATAACCGGCTGTTGGTATACGAGTTCTTGCCCAGAGGAAGTCTCGAGAATCACTTGTTCAGGA GGGGGCCTCAACCCCTTTCTTGGGCGATTCGAATGAAGGTTGCAATAGGTGCAGCTAGGGGACTTTCTTTCTTGCATGAAGCAGAAGAACAGGTGATATGTAGAGATTTTAAGGCCTCTAACATTCTTCTTGATGGG GAATTCAACGCAAAGTTGTCTAACTTCGGTTTGGCCAACGCAGGTCCCAAAGGCGATGTTATTGGTACGCGTGGCTATGCTGCGCCAGAATATGTTGCCACAG GGCGATTGTCAGCGAAAAGCAATGTCTACAGTTTTGGGGTGGTTTTGCTCGAACTTTTGTCTGGAAGACAGGCTTTTGATAAAACAAAAGTGGGTATCGAGCAGAACCTTGTTGAGTGGGCGACTCCATACATGTTTGACAAGAGAAAAATATTCCGGATAATGGACACTAAAATGGAGGGACAATACCATCAGAAAGCAGCATTCAGTGTTGCTGCTATATCTTTGCAATGTCTATGCAACGAACCGAAACTCAGGCCACGCATGGCCGATGTTTTAGCAACACTCGAAACGCTCCAAGCTCAAAAAAGCATCAGACATTCAAATGCAGATAACCGAACTTCTTTTGATGCTCTATCTATCTCACCACTTTAA
- the LOC140815958 gene encoding probable serine/threonine-protein kinase PBL3 isoform X3, whose translation MSNSSARSNRSIRFLTVKSSAASLPTLRSEVEILSSPYVKAFSFNELKCATRNFRPDSFLGEGGFCYVFKGWIDEHTLTASKPGSGFIIAVKKLKLEGFQGHQEWLTKVNYLGQLHHTNLVKLIGYCSEADNRLLVYEFLPRGSLENHLFRRGPQPLSWAIRMKVAIGAARGLSFLHEAEEQVICRDFKASNILLDGEFNAKLSNFGLANAGPKGDVIGTRGYAAPEYVATGRLSAKSNVYSFGVVLLELLSGRQAFDKTKVGIEQNLVEWATPYMFDKRKIFRIMDTKMEGQYHQKAAFSVAAISLQCLCNEPKLRPRMADVLATLETLQAQKSIRHSNADNRTSFDALSISPL comes from the exons ATGTCCAATTCATCAGCCCGGTCCAATAGAAGCATTCGATTTTTGACTGTTAAAAGTAGTGCTGCAAGCCTTCCCACTCTGAGATCAGAAGTTGAAATTCTATCATCACCTTACGTGAAGGCCTTTTCATTTAACGAGTTAAAGTGTGCAACAAGAAACTTTAGACCCGACAGTTTTCTTGGGGAAGGAGGATTTTGTTATGTTTTCAAAGGTTGGATTGATGAACATACACTTACGGCTTCAAAGCCCGGTTCGGGATTCATCATAGCTGTCAAGAAGTTGAAGCTCGAGGGTTTCCAAGGCCACCAGGAGTGGTTG ACGAAAGTTAATTATCTTGGTCAACTTCATCATACCAACCTAGTTAAACTTATTGGATACTGCTCCGAGGCTGATAACCGGCTGTTGGTATACGAGTTCTTGCCCAGAGGAAGTCTCGAGAATCACTTGTTCAGGA GGGGGCCTCAACCCCTTTCTTGGGCGATTCGAATGAAGGTTGCAATAGGTGCAGCTAGGGGACTTTCTTTCTTGCATGAAGCAGAAGAACAGGTGATATGTAGAGATTTTAAGGCCTCTAACATTCTTCTTGATGGG GAATTCAACGCAAAGTTGTCTAACTTCGGTTTGGCCAACGCAGGTCCCAAAGGCGATGTTATTGGTACGCGTGGCTATGCTGCGCCAGAATATGTTGCCACAG GGCGATTGTCAGCGAAAAGCAATGTCTACAGTTTTGGGGTGGTTTTGCTCGAACTTTTGTCTGGAAGACAGGCTTTTGATAAAACAAAAGTGGGTATCGAGCAGAACCTTGTTGAGTGGGCGACTCCATACATGTTTGACAAGAGAAAAATATTCCGGATAATGGACACTAAAATGGAGGGACAATACCATCAGAAAGCAGCATTCAGTGTTGCTGCTATATCTTTGCAATGTCTATGCAACGAACCGAAACTCAGGCCACGCATGGCCGATGTTTTAGCAACACTCGAAACGCTCCAAGCTCAAAAAAGCATCAGACATTCAAATGCAGATAACCGAACTTCTTTTGATGCTCTATCTATCTCACCACTTTAA
- the LOC140815958 gene encoding probable serine/threonine-protein kinase PBL3 isoform X2, whose product MSTTYDNWERLVAATLKREQFRQLALAHSRESSFSSIQSDFSFDSPLYSDSEVPGLPNMSNSSARSNRSIRFLTVKSSAASLPTLRSEVEILSSPYVKAFSFNELKCATRNFRPDSFLGEGGFCYVFKGWIDEHTLTASKPGSGFIIAVKKLKLEGFQGHQEWLTKVNYLGQLHHTNLVKLIGYCSEADNRLLVYEFLPRGSLENHLFRRGPQPLSWAIRMKVAIGAARGLSFLHEAEEQVICRDFKASNILLDGEFNAKLSNFGLANAGPKGDVIGTRGYAAPEYVATGRLSAKSNVYSFGVVLLELLSGRQAFDKTKVGIEQNLVEWATPYMFDKRKIFRIMDTKMEGQYHQKAAFSVAAISLQCLCNEPKLRPRMADVLATLETLQAQKSIRHSNADNRTSFDALSISPL is encoded by the exons ATGTCAACAACGTATGATAACTGGGAGCGGTTGGTTGCAGCCACTCTTAAAAGAGAGCAGTTTCGGCAGCTTGCGCTTGCCCATTCAAGGGAATCCAGCTTCAGCTCCATACAATCAGATTTCTCCTTTGATTCTCCTCTTTACTCTGATTCTG AAGTGCCAGGACTTCCCAACATGTCCAATTCATCAGCCCGGTCCAATAGAAGCATTCGATTTTTGACTGTTAAAAGTAGTGCTGCAAGCCTTCCCACTCTGAGATCAGAAGTTGAAATTCTATCATCACCTTACGTGAAGGCCTTTTCATTTAACGAGTTAAAGTGTGCAACAAGAAACTTTAGACCCGACAGTTTTCTTGGGGAAGGAGGATTTTGTTATGTTTTCAAAGGTTGGATTGATGAACATACACTTACGGCTTCAAAGCCCGGTTCGGGATTCATCATAGCTGTCAAGAAGTTGAAGCTCGAGGGTTTCCAAGGCCACCAGGAGTGGTTG ACGAAAGTTAATTATCTTGGTCAACTTCATCATACCAACCTAGTTAAACTTATTGGATACTGCTCCGAGGCTGATAACCGGCTGTTGGTATACGAGTTCTTGCCCAGAGGAAGTCTCGAGAATCACTTGTTCAGGA GGGGGCCTCAACCCCTTTCTTGGGCGATTCGAATGAAGGTTGCAATAGGTGCAGCTAGGGGACTTTCTTTCTTGCATGAAGCAGAAGAACAGGTGATATGTAGAGATTTTAAGGCCTCTAACATTCTTCTTGATGGG GAATTCAACGCAAAGTTGTCTAACTTCGGTTTGGCCAACGCAGGTCCCAAAGGCGATGTTATTGGTACGCGTGGCTATGCTGCGCCAGAATATGTTGCCACAG GGCGATTGTCAGCGAAAAGCAATGTCTACAGTTTTGGGGTGGTTTTGCTCGAACTTTTGTCTGGAAGACAGGCTTTTGATAAAACAAAAGTGGGTATCGAGCAGAACCTTGTTGAGTGGGCGACTCCATACATGTTTGACAAGAGAAAAATATTCCGGATAATGGACACTAAAATGGAGGGACAATACCATCAGAAAGCAGCATTCAGTGTTGCTGCTATATCTTTGCAATGTCTATGCAACGAACCGAAACTCAGGCCACGCATGGCCGATGTTTTAGCAACACTCGAAACGCTCCAAGCTCAAAAAAGCATCAGACATTCAAATGCAGATAACCGAACTTCTTTTGATGCTCTATCTATCTCACCACTTTAA
- the LOC140815959 gene encoding homeobox-leucine zipper protein ATHB-13-like isoform X2, which translates to MAFFHSNFMLQTPHQDHDQYHINHPSNSLAPLILPSCSPHEFLGVASPLGKRSSMSFSTGIDGCDEMNMREDELSDDGLQLGEKKRRLNMEQVKTLEKNFEQGNKLGPERKLQLARALGLQPRQIAIWFQNRRARWKTKQLETDYELLKRQFEALRKENDSLQAHNQKLHAEILALKTREPTESINLNKETEGSCSNRSENSSEIKLDISRNPAIDSQLATNPTTSKAFFPSSLRQSSGIAHFFQNSSRPEIQVPKMDQTTVKEESLCNMFCGIDDQTGFWPWLEQQHFN; encoded by the exons ATGGCATTCTTCCACTCCAATTTTATGCTACAAACCCCTCATCAAGATCATGATCAATATCACATTAATCATCCCTCCAATTCTCTTGCACCATTGATTCTTCCTTCATGTAGTCCCCACGAATTTCTCG GTGTGGCTTCCCCACTAGGGAAGAGATCATCAATGTCGTTCTCGACTGGAATCGACGGCTGTGATGAGATGAACATGAGGGAAGATGAATTATCCGACGACGGATTGCAACTGGGGGAGAAAAAGAGGAGGCTGAACATGGAGCAAGTGAAGACTCTGGAGAAGAACTTTGAACAAGGGAACAAGCTGGGGCCCGAAAGAAAGCTGCAGCTGGCCCGAGCCCTCGGGCTTCAGCCTAGACAGATTGCAATTTGGTTTCAGAACAGGAGAGCTAGATGGAAGACTAAGCAATTGGAGACAGATTACGAACTTCTTAAGAGACAATTTGAAGCTCTCAGAAAAGAGAATGATTCCCTTCAAGCTCATAATCAGAAACTTCATGCTGAG ATACTGGCACTGAAGACAAGGGAGCCAACAGAATCCatcaatctcaacaaagaaACAGAAGGTTCCTGTAGCAACAGAAGTGAAAACAGCTCAGAGATCAAGCTGGATATTTCAAGAAATCCAGCAATCGACAGCCAATTAGCCACAAATCCCACGACGAGCAAGGCCTTCTTCCCATCTTCACTTAGGCAAAGTAGTGGAATCGCACACTTCTTCCAAAACTCTTCGAGACCCGAAATTCAGGTCCCGAAAATGGACCAAACGACTGTGAAGGAAGAAAGCCTGTGCAACATGTTTTGCGGGATAGACGATCAGACAGGGTTTTGGCCATGGCTAGAGCAACAACATTTCAATTAA
- the LOC140816962 gene encoding transcription factor PRE3-like, with the protein MSSRRSRSNQSGVSRISEDQIADLVSKLQQLIPELRNRRRSDKVSASKVLQETCNYIRNLHREVDDLSDRLSELLESSDGAQAAIIRTLLM; encoded by the exons ATGTCTAGCAGAAGATCACGTTCGAATCAGTCCGGAGTTTCAAGGATAAGTGAGGATCAGATTGCCGATCTTGTCTCCAAATTGCAGCAGCTTATCCCTGAACTTCGCAACAGGCGCCGCTCCGACAAG GTCTCCGCTTCGAAGGTGTTGCAAGAGACTTGCAACTACATTAGGAACTTACACAGAGAAGTTGATGACCTGAGCGATCGATTGTCGGAGCTTTTGGAATCATCCGACGGTGCACAAGCGGCCATTATTAGGACCTTGCTAATGTGA
- the LOC140815959 gene encoding homeobox-leucine zipper protein ATHB-13-like isoform X1 gives MAFFHSNFMLQTPHQDHDQYHINHPSNSLAPLILPSCSPHEFLGVASPLGKRSSMSFSTGIDGCDEMNMREDELSDDGLQLGEKKRRLNMEQVKTLEKNFEQGNKLGPERKLQLARALGLQPRQIAIWFQNRRARWKTKQLETDYELLKRQFEALRKENDSLQAHNQKLHAEFQDLQILALKTREPTESINLNKETEGSCSNRSENSSEIKLDISRNPAIDSQLATNPTTSKAFFPSSLRQSSGIAHFFQNSSRPEIQVPKMDQTTVKEESLCNMFCGIDDQTGFWPWLEQQHFN, from the exons ATGGCATTCTTCCACTCCAATTTTATGCTACAAACCCCTCATCAAGATCATGATCAATATCACATTAATCATCCCTCCAATTCTCTTGCACCATTGATTCTTCCTTCATGTAGTCCCCACGAATTTCTCG GTGTGGCTTCCCCACTAGGGAAGAGATCATCAATGTCGTTCTCGACTGGAATCGACGGCTGTGATGAGATGAACATGAGGGAAGATGAATTATCCGACGACGGATTGCAACTGGGGGAGAAAAAGAGGAGGCTGAACATGGAGCAAGTGAAGACTCTGGAGAAGAACTTTGAACAAGGGAACAAGCTGGGGCCCGAAAGAAAGCTGCAGCTGGCCCGAGCCCTCGGGCTTCAGCCTAGACAGATTGCAATTTGGTTTCAGAACAGGAGAGCTAGATGGAAGACTAAGCAATTGGAGACAGATTACGAACTTCTTAAGAGACAATTTGAAGCTCTCAGAAAAGAGAATGATTCCCTTCAAGCTCATAATCAGAAACTTCATGCTGAG TTTCAAGATTTGCAGATACTGGCACTGAAGACAAGGGAGCCAACAGAATCCatcaatctcaacaaagaaACAGAAGGTTCCTGTAGCAACAGAAGTGAAAACAGCTCAGAGATCAAGCTGGATATTTCAAGAAATCCAGCAATCGACAGCCAATTAGCCACAAATCCCACGACGAGCAAGGCCTTCTTCCCATCTTCACTTAGGCAAAGTAGTGGAATCGCACACTTCTTCCAAAACTCTTCGAGACCCGAAATTCAGGTCCCGAAAATGGACCAAACGACTGTGAAGGAAGAAAGCCTGTGCAACATGTTTTGCGGGATAGACGATCAGACAGGGTTTTGGCCATGGCTAGAGCAACAACATTTCAATTAA